One genomic region from Hyalangium ruber encodes:
- a CDS encoding PD-(D/E)XK nuclease family protein: MSRPNRTLQVFPDASRRQQVLRAARETRGLVLGTGCLTWDEFVNALGGAGELNRRPCPVATSHVLMGALAQGLEETPFGDFVNEPAFARAALELVLDMKAGRLTPRELQDAIEVLPVERRPRARVLARLYDGYERRMAELGLADREDVLRGSREALMRGAWPEAWEDVGALVLHGVYDVRPSGLELLLRLATVCEARRVSLRVETPVGGSQAADAALAALFRAFENRGELVGHVDLFKADLTFDKRPLTELGRHLFSPRVARGTQAPKGDALRMWSVATARDEARQIARDVRRLVSDGVAPDRIAVAWREPGPEARWMAEALEELGVPARLPWGEPLALVGPVRLALGLPLLVEDGFPAERVAELVASRYASTLSRGAPQAPATLFTLAALRDDRLGASRGRGAYDVRLESLARRMVASKDARAYSARLLRERCVKLIEECRRIPTEASALEMLSAWWHGVRQLGLMDSEGELQPREEGLLGEYALEARVRDDAARRALQLRVGELERALRRVGGGPRLTRRTFGRWLADAVRDAHLPPRGPASGAVEVLDIRELPGRTFGYLFLAGMTEGRFPGREEPHPLLGDADRNELNKHLRRDVFRLTGGEFDDRAPWRLTEDRLLFASALVAAEERVSLSFGAAGAGGQEQVPSAFLEEVRRLTGLKYEARSLMAVPPLDEVLTEPELRQRVALETMAQPRLRVTEPDVAASILKRRFEDEVWYAAARELAHVEVERLHFFSNPSTRVGPHSGAVEGLDEALRETFRFDITRPLSASALARFGNCGFQGFLTYGLKVAEPEEPGEEFDARGRGTFWHRVVEEVFQRLQKKGLLGKGLEEIPEEVLNEALADAVRYFEERHHVGHPALWQLAKERAKSMVRRILADERRGLPFEKYEPQGFELKFGPGADEDTWQNVFLYAGKEAIYFEGKIDRLDKGAEDVGVIDYKSGRLEERTLRKRLLSSDFQLPLYLYAARASGHQKARKAAWFSLRTGAAVHLDEVLSPQEVEGMLSTEPEVRAKLKEEGGLNLANAVEDLVLATREGKFAMRPKDCGGCGYRAVCRITERRVVEEGA, translated from the coding sequence ATGTCCCGTCCCAACCGCACCCTCCAGGTCTTCCCCGACGCGAGTCGGCGCCAGCAAGTGCTGCGCGCCGCACGGGAAACGCGCGGCCTGGTGCTGGGAACGGGTTGTCTGACGTGGGACGAATTCGTGAACGCGCTGGGTGGAGCAGGCGAGCTGAACCGGCGCCCGTGTCCGGTCGCGACCTCGCACGTCCTGATGGGCGCGCTGGCGCAGGGGTTGGAGGAGACGCCCTTCGGGGACTTCGTGAACGAGCCGGCCTTCGCGCGTGCGGCGCTGGAGCTGGTGCTCGACATGAAGGCGGGCCGGCTGACGCCGCGCGAGCTGCAGGATGCCATCGAGGTGCTCCCCGTGGAGCGCCGGCCGCGCGCGCGGGTGCTCGCGCGTCTGTATGACGGCTACGAGCGGCGCATGGCGGAGCTGGGCCTGGCGGACCGAGAGGACGTGCTGCGAGGCTCGCGCGAGGCGCTGATGCGGGGCGCGTGGCCCGAGGCCTGGGAGGACGTGGGGGCGCTGGTGCTGCACGGGGTGTACGACGTGCGCCCGTCCGGGCTGGAGCTGCTGCTGAGGCTGGCGACGGTATGCGAGGCGCGGCGCGTCTCGCTGCGGGTGGAGACGCCGGTGGGAGGCTCGCAGGCGGCGGACGCGGCGCTGGCGGCTCTCTTCCGTGCCTTCGAGAACCGCGGCGAGCTCGTGGGCCATGTGGACCTCTTCAAGGCGGACCTCACCTTCGACAAGCGCCCGTTGACCGAGCTGGGGCGACACCTCTTCTCTCCGCGAGTCGCGCGGGGGACGCAGGCGCCGAAGGGCGATGCGCTGCGGATGTGGAGCGTGGCCACGGCACGGGACGAGGCTCGGCAGATCGCCCGCGACGTGCGCCGGCTGGTGTCGGACGGGGTGGCGCCGGACCGGATCGCCGTGGCCTGGCGCGAGCCGGGGCCGGAGGCGCGGTGGATGGCCGAGGCCCTGGAGGAGCTGGGCGTACCGGCGCGCCTGCCCTGGGGTGAGCCGCTGGCACTGGTGGGGCCGGTGCGGCTGGCGCTGGGCCTGCCGCTGCTCGTCGAGGACGGCTTTCCCGCCGAGCGCGTGGCGGAGTTGGTGGCGAGCCGCTACGCCTCGACACTCTCCCGAGGCGCGCCACAGGCACCGGCCACGCTCTTCACGCTGGCGGCGCTGCGGGATGACCGGCTAGGCGCCTCGCGCGGGCGAGGGGCCTACGATGTGCGGCTCGAGAGCCTGGCTCGGCGCATGGTGGCCTCCAAGGACGCGCGTGCTTACTCCGCGCGCCTGCTGCGCGAACGCTGCGTGAAGTTGATCGAGGAGTGCCGCCGCATCCCCACCGAGGCCAGCGCGCTGGAGATGCTCAGTGCCTGGTGGCACGGGGTGCGGCAGCTGGGGCTGATGGACTCGGAGGGCGAGCTGCAGCCGCGCGAGGAGGGCCTGCTGGGCGAGTACGCGCTGGAGGCCCGGGTTCGCGACGATGCCGCGCGCCGGGCCCTTCAGCTCCGGGTGGGCGAGCTGGAGCGGGCGCTGCGCCGGGTGGGAGGAGGCCCGCGCCTGACGCGGCGCACCTTCGGGCGGTGGCTGGCGGACGCGGTGCGGGATGCGCACCTGCCGCCCCGGGGGCCGGCTTCGGGCGCCGTGGAGGTGCTGGACATCCGCGAGCTGCCGGGACGGACCTTCGGCTACCTCTTCCTGGCGGGGATGACGGAAGGGCGCTTCCCGGGCCGCGAGGAGCCGCACCCGCTGCTCGGGGATGCCGATCGCAACGAGCTCAACAAGCACCTGCGGCGCGACGTCTTCCGGCTGACGGGCGGCGAGTTCGACGACCGGGCGCCCTGGCGCCTCACCGAGGATCGGCTGCTCTTCGCCAGCGCGCTGGTGGCGGCCGAGGAGCGGGTGAGCCTGTCCTTCGGGGCGGCGGGGGCGGGAGGGCAGGAGCAGGTGCCCTCGGCCTTCCTGGAGGAGGTGCGGCGGCTCACGGGCTTGAAGTACGAGGCGCGCTCGCTGATGGCGGTGCCGCCGCTGGACGAGGTGCTCACGGAGCCGGAGCTGCGCCAGCGCGTGGCGCTGGAGACGATGGCTCAGCCTCGGCTGCGGGTCACCGAGCCGGATGTGGCGGCGTCGATCCTCAAGCGGCGCTTCGAGGACGAGGTCTGGTACGCCGCCGCGCGAGAGCTGGCGCACGTGGAAGTCGAGCGCCTGCACTTCTTCAGCAATCCCAGCACCCGGGTGGGCCCGCACTCGGGCGCGGTGGAGGGGCTGGATGAGGCGCTGCGGGAGACCTTCCGCTTCGACATCACCCGTCCGCTGTCGGCCTCGGCGCTGGCACGCTTCGGCAACTGTGGCTTCCAGGGCTTCCTGACGTACGGGCTGAAGGTGGCCGAGCCGGAGGAGCCGGGCGAGGAGTTCGACGCGCGCGGGCGCGGCACGTTCTGGCACCGCGTGGTGGAGGAGGTCTTCCAGCGGCTGCAGAAGAAGGGGTTGCTGGGCAAGGGCCTGGAGGAGATCCCGGAGGAGGTGCTGAACGAAGCGCTGGCCGATGCGGTGCGCTACTTCGAGGAGCGCCACCACGTGGGGCACCCGGCGCTGTGGCAGTTGGCCAAGGAGCGGGCGAAGTCGATGGTCCGGCGCATCCTGGCGGACGAGCGGCGGGGCCTGCCCTTCGAGAAGTACGAGCCGCAGGGCTTCGAGCTGAAGTTCGGTCCGGGGGCGGACGAGGACACGTGGCAGAACGTGTTCCTCTACGCGGGCAAGGAGGCCATCTACTTCGAGGGGAAGATCGACCGGCTGGACAAGGGCGCCGAGGACGTGGGCGTCATCGACTACAAGTCGGGCCGGCTGGAGGAGCGCACGCTGCGCAAGCGGCTGCTGTCCTCGGACTTCCAGTTGCCGCTCTACCTCTATGCGGCGCGGGCGAGCGGCCACCAGAAGGCGCGCAAGGCGGCGTGGTTCTCACTGCGCACGGGCGCGGCGGTGCATCTGGACGAGGTGCTTTCACCGCAGGAAGTGGAGGGGATGCTCTCCACGGAGCCGGAGGTGCGCGCGAAGCTGAAGGAGGAGGGTGGCCTCAACCTGGCCAACGCGGTGGAGGACCTGGTGCTCGCGACGCGGGAGGGGAAGTTCGCGATGCGGCCCAAGGACTGCGGAGGGTGCGGCTACCGCGCGGTGTGCCGGATTACGGAGCGGCGGGTGGTGGAGGAGGGGGCATGA